GATAAGAACGTCCTTACTATCTGAATTATTAGGTGGAGTATTTAGTTCATTCGGTAATTTAATTTTTAATTGGTGGAAAGCCACCCATTTTATATAAGTACTCACCAAACTCTGTTAGCAGAGGACTTTGTCTTATTCCACAAGAATGAAAATTCCAATCCAGTCCGATGGATTTTTTTGGTAAAATAAAAAACCTGAAGTACCTATTTAGATACCACGGGCTTAATTGTTAAAACTTGATCTATTGGTGGTTTACTAAAGCTAGCCAAATTCGAATTAAATTTTCTAAGGTAGGAACCTCACCGTTCCAGATATTACTGATAGTACTTCTACCTACACCAGTTAATTCTGTAACTTTCTTTTGGTTTTTACCTTGATTATCAAATATACTTTGAATGTTATTCGCTATAATAAAAGATTGATTTGATACCAACTGTCTACCTTTTGCTGGTAACCATGAAAGGTACATTCCATTTGCACCTT
This Arthrobacter citreus DNA region includes the following protein-coding sequences:
- a CDS encoding helix-turn-helix transcriptional regulator, yielding MYLSWLPAKGRQLVSNQSFIIANNIQSIFDNQGKNQKKVTELTGVGRSTISNIWNGEVPTLENLIRIWLALVNHQ